One Candidatus Thermoplasmatota archaeon genomic region harbors:
- a CDS encoding DUF2269 family protein — protein PSPPVDPTTAAYLVLKSIHVIAASLFLGYWVFAAYWKVSTDRARDLRVIAATSDRLLRADRAFVLPTALVLFVTGYVIVRPLGYYGGAIAEAPFALYGLFILFGIVALWYFAVKPVGVKLADIADGAVASDAREPTPEYIASSATWLLLVALIVLATLVSAILMVWRPGS, from the coding sequence CCCTTCGCCCCCCGTGGACCCCACCACGGCGGCCTATCTCGTCCTGAAGTCGATCCACGTCATCGCGGCGTCGCTCTTCCTCGGCTACTGGGTGTTCGCGGCGTACTGGAAGGTCTCCACGGACCGCGCGCGCGACCTGCGGGTCATCGCCGCGACGTCGGACCGCCTCCTGCGGGCGGATCGGGCCTTCGTGCTCCCCACGGCGCTCGTCCTCTTCGTGACGGGCTACGTCATCGTGCGGCCGCTCGGGTACTACGGCGGCGCGATCGCGGAGGCGCCGTTCGCGCTCTACGGCCTCTTCATCCTGTTCGGCATCGTCGCGCTCTGGTACTTCGCGGTGAAGCCGGTCGGCGTCAAGCTCGCGGACATCGCGGACGGCGCCGTCGCATCCGACGCGCGCGAGCCGACCCCGGAGTACATCGCGTCGAGCGCGACGTGGCTCCTGCTCGTCGCCCTCATCGTCCTCGCGACGCTCGTCTCGGCCATTCTCATGGTGTGGCGACCCGGGTCGTGA
- a CDS encoding TRM11 family methyltransferase, with the protein MRLVLELSGEHPELARAEALAILDVLGGGTEAERDALAILVDVADDLDAKAIADRAGLLHAVSAHWYTAAATPRAILPPLAQVNLEGARFAVRGTRMLGLHPELPLEDTARSAGAVLAETGVVDLGSPDVEVRIVLGEHAHVGALVKRVDRKPFDARAVRHRPFFSPVSLHPRHVRALVNLARVKPGDLVYDPFSGTGGMLLEAALVGARIVASDVDARMVEGTRITLAHFGLAADATYVAADVGRMREVAPRVDAIVTDPPFGRAASLQREPIEDLYERFFAGAADVLAPGGRVAATYPSEALARVGERHLDLELLHPWRVHKSLTRWFAVHRKA; encoded by the coding sequence GTGCGCCTCGTCCTGGAGCTCTCCGGCGAGCACCCCGAACTCGCCCGAGCCGAGGCGCTCGCGATCCTCGACGTGCTTGGAGGCGGGACCGAAGCTGAACGCGACGCGCTCGCGATCCTCGTCGACGTCGCCGACGACCTCGACGCGAAGGCCATCGCCGATCGCGCCGGGCTCCTCCACGCGGTGAGCGCGCACTGGTACACGGCCGCGGCGACGCCGCGCGCGATCCTGCCCCCGCTCGCCCAGGTGAACCTCGAGGGGGCGCGCTTCGCGGTGCGCGGGACGCGCATGCTCGGCCTCCACCCCGAACTGCCGCTTGAGGACACCGCTCGCTCCGCGGGCGCCGTTCTCGCCGAGACGGGCGTCGTGGATCTCGGATCGCCCGACGTCGAGGTGCGCATCGTCCTCGGCGAACACGCCCACGTCGGCGCGCTCGTGAAGCGCGTCGACCGCAAGCCCTTCGACGCGCGCGCGGTGAGGCACCGTCCCTTCTTCTCGCCCGTCTCGCTGCATCCGAGGCACGTCCGCGCGCTCGTGAACCTCGCGCGCGTGAAGCCGGGAGACCTCGTGTACGACCCCTTCTCCGGCACGGGCGGCATGCTCCTCGAAGCCGCGCTCGTGGGAGCGCGCATCGTCGCGAGCGACGTCGACGCGAGGATGGTCGAAGGCACGCGGATCACGCTCGCCCATTTCGGCCTCGCTGCCGACGCGACGTACGTCGCGGCCGACGTGGGGCGCATGCGCGAAGTCGCGCCGCGGGTCGACGCCATCGTCACCGACCCGCCCTTCGGCCGCGCGGCGAGCCTGCAGCGAGAGCCCATCGAAGATTTGTACGAACGCTTCTTCGCGGGCGCCGCGGACGTGCTCGCGCCGGGCGGCCGCGTCGCGGCCACGTACCCGAGCGAAGCGCTTGCGCGCGTCGGGGAGCGCCACCTCGATTTGGAACTCCTGCACCCGTGGCGCGTGCACAAGAGCCTCACGCGCTGGTTCGCGGTCCACCGGAAGGCGTGA
- a CDS encoding MBL fold metallo-hydrolase yields the protein MRLTVLGNADRYLAPQAEGSAYLVEAAGRRVLLDCGHGTLARVPEPETLDAVVISHFHYDHVIDLAPLMKCLRAGTTLVVPPGGREALDRYARAFEFRGAFDAPGPVFEAAAGAELALEAGSLLLKFAATEHGVPSFATRVEGDRRSLVYASDTARCAALGRLARDADVLLAHTLLPSVESGSDHARRHLTARSAADLARDARSGALLLSHRFHEVPRAAYLEAAPSALLAETGRTYEI from the coding sequence GTGCGGCTGACCGTCCTCGGGAACGCGGACCGCTACCTCGCGCCGCAGGCCGAGGGTTCGGCCTACCTCGTCGAGGCCGCGGGCCGGCGCGTTCTCCTCGATTGCGGCCACGGAACGCTCGCGCGCGTGCCGGAACCGGAAACTCTTGATGCGGTCGTGATCTCGCACTTCCACTACGATCACGTGATCGACCTCGCGCCGCTCATGAAGTGCCTCCGCGCGGGGACGACGCTCGTGGTTCCGCCGGGCGGCCGCGAAGCGCTCGACCGCTACGCGCGGGCGTTCGAATTCCGGGGGGCGTTCGATGCGCCGGGGCCCGTTTTCGAGGCAGCCGCGGGGGCGGAATTGGCCCTCGAAGCCGGGAGCCTGCTCCTCAAGTTCGCGGCCACCGAACACGGGGTCCCTTCTTTTGCGACCCGCGTCGAGGGCGACCGCCGGTCGCTCGTGTACGCCTCCGATACCGCCCGGTGCGCCGCGCTCGGCCGCCTCGCCCGCGACGCCGATGTCCTCCTCGCGCACACGCTCCTGCCGTCGGTCGAGTCGGGATCCGATCACGCCCGTCGCCATCTGACGGCGCGCTCCGCCGCCGACCTCGCGCGCGATGCGCGGTCGGGGGCTCTCCTTCTCAGCCACCGCTTCCACGAGGTGCCGCGCGCGGCCTATCTCGAAGCCGCGCCCTCCGCCCTCCTCGCGGAAACCGGGCGGACCTACGAGATCTAG
- a CDS encoding helix-turn-helix domain-containing protein, which yields MTFRKDSRPCGLTRRHREGLSGPRSIILDEPQLLSALKENGLTGYASKAYVTLLRLKRSKVMPLARISGIPRNKLYHVLVDLEAVGLVERLSDDPLEYAAKPLRPYLEARIVRAQALLGAIERIPVPVTGDSPVAAHGN from the coding sequence GTGACGTTCCGCAAGGATTCACGTCCTTGCGGGCTTACCAGGCGACACCGCGAGGGTCTCAGCGGCCCGAGGTCGATCATCCTGGACGAACCCCAACTCCTGTCCGCGCTCAAGGAAAATGGTCTCACCGGCTACGCGTCGAAAGCGTACGTCACGCTCCTGCGCCTCAAACGCTCGAAGGTCATGCCGCTCGCCCGCATCAGCGGCATCCCCCGCAACAAGCTCTACCACGTGCTCGTCGACCTCGAAGCCGTCGGCCTCGTCGAGCGCCTTTCGGACGATCCGCTCGAGTACGCGGCGAAGCCTCTTCGACCGTACCTCGAGGCGCGCATCGTCCGGGCCCAAGCGCTTCTCGGCGCGATCGAGCGGATCCCCGTCCCCGTCACGGGCGATTCGCCGGTCGCGGCGCACGGCAACTGA
- a CDS encoding hemolysin family protein produces the protein MPTPPLAIAQLDAVNVGGLLPDAAIFAALVLLHAILAASEGALIGFSKIRRRQLVEEEHPRIGAVEKLLEKPSRFVLAVIAAKTLLVIAATAVATVAAFGAVGTWGEILVIIVAGVVFVAAGEVLPKAFAVRYAERLSLLAAPAMRVLVDLLAAPVWLFERVSRAAFRATGTDPDEGESRFRSEEELKTLITLGTEEGILEEEEEEMIHSVIEFGDITAREVMVPRPDMVAVPGDATLDHVRMFVLDSGYSRLPVYQGSVDNVVGIVIVKEILLALLEGKGSKLHVRDLMKEAYFVPETKKLDDLLSELRERRVHMAIVIDEFGGTAGLVTLEDVLEEIVGDIFDETDLRREPISVLDESTAVVEGRTHVADVNEKLGLSIPEDEPYETVAGYVSIKLGRLAKEGEAIEGEGFTMTVEKVVNRRIVRVRIVKRPASPAMTMGEQEPEAGEP, from the coding sequence ATGCCGACACCCCCCCTTGCAATCGCCCAGCTGGACGCCGTCAACGTCGGCGGGCTGCTCCCGGACGCCGCGATCTTCGCGGCCCTCGTGCTTCTCCACGCCATCCTCGCCGCGAGCGAGGGAGCCCTCATCGGTTTCTCGAAGATCCGCCGACGCCAACTCGTCGAGGAGGAGCACCCGCGCATCGGCGCGGTCGAGAAGCTTCTCGAGAAGCCGAGCCGCTTCGTGCTCGCGGTCATCGCCGCGAAGACGCTCCTCGTGATCGCCGCGACGGCGGTCGCCACCGTGGCCGCCTTCGGCGCGGTCGGAACCTGGGGTGAGATCCTCGTCATCATCGTGGCCGGCGTCGTCTTCGTCGCCGCGGGCGAAGTCCTTCCGAAGGCCTTCGCCGTGCGGTACGCCGAGCGCCTGAGCCTCCTTGCCGCCCCGGCCATGCGCGTCCTCGTCGACCTTCTCGCGGCGCCCGTGTGGCTCTTCGAGCGCGTCTCGAGGGCCGCGTTCCGCGCGACGGGCACGGACCCGGACGAGGGCGAATCGCGTTTCCGGTCGGAGGAGGAGCTCAAGACGCTCATCACGCTCGGAACGGAGGAGGGCATCCTCGAGGAGGAAGAGGAGGAAATGATCCACTCCGTGATCGAGTTCGGCGACATCACGGCGCGCGAGGTCATGGTCCCGCGCCCCGACATGGTCGCCGTTCCCGGCGACGCCACGCTCGACCACGTGCGGATGTTCGTGCTCGATTCCGGCTATTCCCGATTGCCCGTCTACCAGGGCAGCGTCGACAACGTCGTCGGCATCGTCATCGTGAAGGAGATTCTCCTCGCCCTCCTCGAAGGCAAGGGAAGCAAGCTCCACGTGCGCGATCTCATGAAGGAAGCGTACTTCGTCCCCGAGACGAAGAAGCTCGACGACCTGCTCTCCGAGCTGCGCGAGCGCCGCGTCCACATGGCGATCGTCATCGACGAGTTCGGCGGCACGGCCGGTCTCGTGACCCTCGAGGACGTCCTCGAGGAGATTGTCGGCGACATCTTCGACGAGACGGATCTCCGGCGCGAGCCGATCAGCGTGCTCGACGAGTCGACGGCCGTCGTGGAAGGGCGGACGCACGTGGCCGACGTGAACGAGAAGCTCGGCCTCTCGATTCCGGAGGACGAGCCGTACGAGACCGTCGCGGGCTACGTCTCCATCAAGCTCGGCCGCCTCGCGAAGGAAGGCGAAGCGATCGAGGGCGAAGGGTTCACCATGACGGTCGAGAAGGTCGTGAACCGACGCATCGTTCGCGTCCGCATCGTCAAACGCCCTGCGTCGCCAGCGATGACGATGGGCGAGCAGGAGCCCGAAGCGGGCGAGCCTTGA
- a CDS encoding thiamine-phosphate synthase family protein, translating to MRFPEEIVASHFVPTVRALLARALEARGMNQTEIAQHLGVSQTAVSKYLLARVAIEPTFAGDPRLKDAVERVAAGFAESRLAPIEALAVFADVVRAFENRGPICALHEEAMPALKGLGCDLCVRPPGGHLLEEQSVLADVREAVRTLEAAPGFAAAIPHVGSNVAMTLARARDAADVAAVPGGLFEMRGRVRSAAPPEFGASKHVSEILLAIRRADPARRACVNLATTDAFLEAARGAGLTTREIPATVDRAPARLADLLGGRPVPDVLYHRGDFGIEPITYMVGPSASGLAHTLARLLA from the coding sequence ATGCGCTTCCCCGAGGAGATCGTCGCGTCCCACTTCGTCCCCACCGTCCGCGCGCTCCTCGCCCGCGCGCTCGAGGCGCGCGGGATGAACCAGACCGAGATCGCCCAGCACCTCGGCGTTTCGCAGACGGCCGTGAGCAAATACCTCCTTGCCCGCGTGGCGATCGAGCCCACGTTCGCGGGAGACCCGCGCCTGAAGGACGCGGTCGAACGGGTCGCGGCCGGCTTCGCGGAGAGCCGCCTTGCGCCGATCGAGGCCCTCGCGGTCTTCGCGGACGTCGTCCGCGCCTTCGAGAACCGGGGCCCCATCTGCGCGCTGCACGAGGAGGCCATGCCGGCGCTCAAGGGCCTCGGGTGCGATCTCTGCGTGCGTCCCCCGGGGGGCCATCTCCTCGAGGAGCAATCCGTTCTCGCCGACGTGCGCGAGGCCGTCCGGACCCTCGAGGCGGCGCCGGGGTTCGCGGCCGCGATCCCGCACGTGGGCTCCAACGTCGCCATGACCCTCGCGCGGGCCCGAGACGCGGCCGACGTGGCCGCGGTGCCGGGCGGCCTCTTCGAGATGCGCGGGCGCGTGCGCTCCGCGGCGCCGCCCGAGTTCGGGGCCTCGAAGCACGTCTCCGAGATATTGCTTGCGATCCGCCGCGCGGACCCGGCCCGGCGGGCGTGCGTGAACCTCGCGACGACCGACGCGTTCCTCGAGGCGGCGCGCGGCGCAGGCCTCACGACGAGGGAGATCCCCGCGACGGTGGATCGGGCCCCCGCGCGGCTCGCGGACCTCCTGGGGGGCCGGCCCGTTCCGGACGTCCTCTACCACCGGGGCGACTTCGGCATCGAGCCGATAACCTACATGGTGGGCCCATCGGCCTCGGGCCTCGCCCATACCCTTGCCCGCCTCCTCGCCTGA
- a CDS encoding Lrp/AsnC family transcriptional regulator has product MPESARKSYVPDDVDRRILKALNENARKSFRDIARELSLALSTVSNRVKRLEDEGIIRGYVPLVDATRLGFDLHVIVGVKIAHGKLIEVQQKIGKNPRVFAVYDVTGEWDSVIIARFRDREDLNDFIKDLLSMPHVERTTTQLVLNTMKEERRVGV; this is encoded by the coding sequence GTGCCCGAAAGCGCGCGCAAGAGTTACGTTCCCGACGACGTCGACCGACGCATCCTGAAGGCGTTGAACGAGAACGCGCGCAAAAGCTTCCGCGACATCGCGCGGGAGCTGAGCCTCGCGCTCTCCACCGTCTCGAACCGCGTGAAGCGGCTCGAGGACGAAGGCATCATCCGCGGCTACGTGCCGCTCGTGGACGCGACGCGGCTCGGTTTCGACCTCCACGTCATCGTCGGCGTCAAGATCGCGCACGGCAAGCTCATCGAGGTCCAGCAGAAAATCGGCAAGAATCCCCGCGTCTTCGCCGTGTACGACGTGACGGGCGAGTGGGACTCCGTCATCATCGCGCGTTTCCGCGATCGCGAGGACCTCAACGATTTCATCAAGGATCTGCTCTCGATGCCGCACGTCGAGCGCACAACGACGCAGCTCGTCCTGAACACGATGAAGGAGGAGCGCCGCGTCGGCGTCTGA
- the glnA gene encoding type I glutamate--ammonia ligase, translating into MASNTTTPTPAEVLKAAKAANVKFVRLVFSDINGTPKNVELPVERLEEVLEHGVQFDASSIAGFAEIHESDMILKPDPATWNVLPWTSVDGRAARLICDVYLPDGRRYEGDPRYVLQRAMKKAAEAGYSFYTGPECEFFLFKRGPDGTPDVTPHDAGGYFDVGVSDYGEDVRKETVLYLEQMGFNIEAAHHEVAPGQHEIDFNYGDGLVSADRILTLKWVTKVVAQRHGLHASFMAKPIFGVNGSGMHVHQSLWKDGKNAFYDENGRFGLSGTAYNYLGGLLTYVPEITAVLNSTVNSYKRLVPGYEAPCYIAWANKNRSALIRVPAARGKGTRLELRCPDPAGNPYLQTAVMLAAGMEGVKNKLTPPDPVEQDIYHMTPAERKKNGVGSLPGSLREALDKFENSKIVRDVLGEHIFDQFVHVKNKEWDEFRLRVHPWELAKYLPKT; encoded by the coding sequence ATGGCTTCCAATACGACGACTCCGACCCCCGCCGAGGTCCTGAAGGCTGCGAAGGCCGCGAACGTGAAGTTCGTGCGTCTGGTCTTCAGCGACATCAACGGCACGCCCAAGAACGTCGAGCTGCCCGTCGAGCGCCTCGAAGAGGTCCTCGAGCACGGCGTCCAGTTCGACGCCTCGTCGATCGCCGGCTTCGCCGAGATCCACGAGTCGGACATGATCCTCAAGCCGGACCCCGCGACGTGGAACGTCCTCCCCTGGACGAGCGTCGACGGCCGGGCCGCGCGCCTCATCTGCGACGTGTACCTCCCGGACGGCCGCCGCTACGAGGGCGACCCCCGCTACGTCCTGCAGCGCGCGATGAAGAAGGCCGCCGAGGCGGGCTACTCGTTCTACACGGGCCCCGAGTGCGAGTTCTTCCTGTTCAAGCGCGGCCCCGACGGCACGCCCGACGTCACGCCCCACGACGCGGGCGGCTACTTCGACGTCGGCGTGAGCGACTACGGCGAGGACGTCCGCAAGGAGACGGTGCTCTACCTCGAGCAGATGGGCTTCAACATCGAAGCCGCGCACCACGAGGTCGCGCCCGGTCAGCACGAGATCGACTTCAACTACGGCGACGGTCTCGTCTCCGCCGACCGCATCCTCACCCTCAAGTGGGTCACGAAGGTTGTCGCGCAGCGCCACGGCCTCCACGCGAGCTTCATGGCGAAGCCGATCTTCGGCGTGAATGGCTCGGGCATGCACGTCCACCAGTCGCTCTGGAAGGACGGCAAGAACGCGTTCTACGACGAGAACGGCCGCTTCGGCCTCTCGGGCACCGCGTACAACTACCTCGGCGGCCTCCTCACGTACGTCCCCGAGATCACCGCGGTCCTCAACTCCACGGTCAACTCGTACAAGCGCCTGGTTCCCGGTTACGAGGCCCCCTGCTACATCGCGTGGGCCAACAAGAACCGCAGCGCGCTCATCCGCGTCCCCGCCGCCCGCGGCAAGGGCACGCGCCTCGAGCTCCGCTGCCCCGACCCCGCCGGCAACCCGTACCTCCAGACGGCCGTCATGCTCGCGGCCGGCATGGAGGGCGTGAAGAACAAGCTCACGCCCCCCGACCCCGTCGAGCAGGACATCTACCACATGACGCCGGCCGAGAGGAAGAAGAACGGCGTCGGGTCGCTCCCCGGCAGCCTCCGCGAGGCGCTCGACAAGTTCGAGAACTCGAAGATCGTGCGCGACGTCCTCGGCGAGCACATCTTCGACCAGTTCGTCCACGTGAAGAACAAGGAGTGGGACGAGTTCCGCCTCCGCGTCCACCCGTGGGAGCTCGCGAAGTACCTGCCGAAGACCTAG
- a CDS encoding HAD family hydrolase, translated as MRAEAVFFDIDNTLYDFEGSVRKTLGRLAREFPGALSRYAIPDLEVRYWNANASIPQEVRLGLIRADLIAYRRATWLRFFEQERLPRDETLAGKLAVAWGRERHAEIRSSMFPGARATIEALQRRFVVGIISNGPSPIQRDKLLAMELASAFEDDLVLISGEFGADKPDPSIFEAAAKRAAVDPRACVMVGDSLENDMPAKRIGYTTVHFTGATLAGPAAAAAHQVWNPRPGPSPSNLSGGETWKPDHVAADYGTLAKLLR; from the coding sequence TTGCGCGCCGAAGCCGTGTTCTTCGACATCGACAACACGCTCTACGATTTCGAGGGGTCCGTCCGCAAGACCCTCGGCCGCCTCGCGCGCGAGTTTCCCGGCGCGCTCTCCCGCTACGCAATCCCCGACCTCGAGGTGCGCTACTGGAACGCGAACGCGTCCATCCCGCAGGAGGTCCGCCTCGGCCTCATCCGGGCCGACCTCATCGCGTACCGCCGCGCGACATGGCTGCGGTTCTTCGAGCAGGAGCGGCTGCCGCGCGACGAGACGCTCGCGGGCAAGCTCGCCGTCGCGTGGGGTCGCGAACGCCACGCGGAGATCCGTTCCTCGATGTTCCCCGGCGCGCGCGCCACGATCGAAGCCCTTCAGCGCCGCTTCGTCGTCGGGATCATCTCGAACGGTCCCTCCCCCATCCAACGCGACAAGCTGCTCGCGATGGAGCTCGCGTCCGCGTTCGAGGACGACCTCGTGCTCATTTCCGGCGAGTTCGGCGCCGACAAGCCCGACCCGAGCATCTTCGAAGCGGCCGCGAAGCGCGCCGCGGTCGATCCGCGCGCGTGCGTGATGGTGGGCGACAGCCTCGAGAACGACATGCCCGCCAAGCGGATCGGCTACACAACCGTCCACTTCACGGGCGCGACGCTTGCGGGCCCTGCCGCCGCGGCCGCGCACCAGGTCTGGAACCCGCGACCGGGTCCGTCGCCCTCGAACCTTTCGGGCGGCGAGACCTGGAAACCCGATCATGTCGCGGCGGACTACGGGACTCTCGCGAAGCTCCTTCGCTAA